CCGGACGGGCGGCTTTCAACTTTGCGCCCAAGCGATATCGCACCAGATGATGCACTGTCGCATACTCGGCTTCCACGTTCAAGGTTTCGGACAACCACTGCTGCACTTGCGTGTAACTGCCGAAGCCTGTCTCCGGATCATCCAAGCGCCGTTTTAAGCTGTCCACTGCCCAAGCCGGAATCACTTGGGGTCGTCCCGGACTGTGCCGAGTTTCGAGCAAGCCTGCGAGTCCGTTCTGCGGTACTGGCTCAACCAGCGTTGGACGCTGCCTCGATTCCGTCCGACGACTTTTGCAATTTCGCGAATGCTTATCGCATTTGGTAACTTCAGCAAGTACAACACTTGCAATCGCTCTTTTAGATTTGGATTGCGTTGCTGTTGAATTAAGGCTTCGAGTTCTGCTACGGTTTCTCGGATTTCGATGCGGGTAACACCTGCCATTGCTGCTTTTCTCTATAGGGCAGAACTCAGTATCTCATTTGTCACTCTCTTTTTTCAATTTGGTATGAGCACCATGCAGCGATCGCGGTTGTGGGAGACTTGTCATTGTCGTTCGATTCCACATTCTATCAATCGAGGTCAGCAAAATCATGCCGTTATTTTTAGTCACCAGCGTCATGACCGAAGGGGTGGATTCTGCGATCGAGATCTTAGGGGTATTTCATAGCAGCATAGATTGAAATGACACTTGTAGAGGCTCTGCCCGATCGCAATCAATCACGAGATCAGATTTATGGGCATTCGATGCAGATCTACTGAAAAAGCTTTCGCTGATTCCTCCTGAATATTAGATCTCAATCTGACTGAGGAGCCGCATCGTTTCCAGACTTTCTCGTCCAGTCTGTTCTCGTCCCATCTGCTGATACCAGTGCTGCAACGATCGGAGGACTACATCTCGGAATGGATGACTGGAATCAAGCTGCATCAGTTCTTGAATCGCCGCACGTTGGGCTGCTCCTCGACTGAGTAATCTCAACCACAATGTCTCCGCAGTGGGGGGAAGTTCGCGGGTTAGCACGATCGTCGTACACCAAATTGGTGCTAGCTCATACAGTCCTGCAACATTGCGATGATTAGGTTCCGCACCCCAACCTGCTAATTGCTTTTCGGTCATACTGGGAACCACTACGATCAATTGCTTTTCGAGTTCCTCAGTTTCATCCTCACTGGAGTCCTCGATCATGGAGTCATCGCCAGACATTGCATCGATGGGAAGGATGCCACCATCGGATTCGACTTGCCAGCGCAACCCGTTGCCAAAACATTTTCTGAAGTTTCGAGTCGTGGGGATGGAGCGCAGCGTCTCGATGATGCACGGTGCAGTGATCAATGCTCCCAAAAGTCCCAGTGCTGTTCTGGATTGCTCTAAATTAGGTTCAAATAGCACATCGACTAGTTCTGCTTCTGCAACGATTTCAGGACTGACCCACACTGAGGGCTGATTTGCAGTCAATGTCTCTAAGACCGTCGTCCCGAAATTGGAGCGCGAAGGATATTTATGCACTCTCAGAGTCGGAGCGCGGGGGACGGGTTCATCGAGGTAGACAGTTCCAAACTCGGCAAGTAAGGTCGCCCAGTAGTGTTGAGCAAAGCGAGTAAAGGATGGGCGTGACATGATCAAACCTCGCAGTCAGTGTTACTACTTCTAATGCTAAAGCGAGTTGCCGTCAAGGCAAGATAAAGTGTTTGATCGAAGAGATTTGAACTAAAACTGTTCCCATTGCAGAATTTAACGTACAATGAGCCGTCATTCTTGCACTTCAACGATTATGCCGCTTACTTCTGCCGTTAAAGTCCAGTTACAACAAGAACATACTCGCTTACAGCAAGAACGCGATCGTCTGACTGAGACTGTGACCTCGCAAACTGCCGCCACTATTGATCAGCTCGTGCAGCACATTGATCACCTGCTCGGAGTCCCGACGCAGATCGAGCCAACTTCCAAGGCTCAATCGGCTCAACCAAAATCGAAGCCTTCTACTGCCAAACCTTCCCAACCTGCACCCAAGTCAACTGAGCTAGCTGGATTTGATGCCGCAAAGATTAAGCCAGCCTTCCAGTCCTCGAAACTGATGAATGCGATCGTCAAAGCGATCAAACCGAAACAGTCAAAATCGATCGACCAACTGCTTGAGGATCTCTATGAGCCATTCGATACGGCTGACCTAAAAAAAGCGAGAATGAGCGTCGCGATTGCTGCAAATCATGCTGTTCGCAAAGGTCTATTGCAGAAAATTCAGGGCAAACCCGATCGGTTCGCTCGTGCCTGATGGCGTGTCGGTAAAATCGAGGTCATCAGGGTTCAATGAGCCGGAACAACTCACGTCGCGCCGTTCTGAAAGGCGGGCTAAAACGCCTCAAAGCGGTCTTGCCACAGCACTTCATAAATCCCTCGTTCCAGTGCCTCATCTGTAGCTTGGCGCTGTTGTTGCCGTCGTTGGACTTCTTCCTTCCTCAAAGTTGGCATCATTCGTGCCTTGTACTGCTCGAATGGTTCTCGATAGAGATGATACTTCGAGGACAGTAGCGCCATTACGTCTGCCACCACTTGTTTGACCTCCGCCTCAGTAGGCGGGATAGCTCCTTGACATGCCATTGTTCTTCCCTCGTTATCTGTCAAAAATCATCAGGTTATTGTTAGGAGCAACCAGGAATCGATCGCTGTCGCGAACTTCCCTCCACTGCTTGTTTACGTGGCGCTTTGCGAACGCTTGGGCGCAACTTTGCTCCTTGTGCTGCGAATATAGCATGACCCATGAGCTAGGATCTCTAGCCTTCAAAATCCATGTCGTCACGACATCGATTGAGCAGTATCGCTTGCACTCATTCATCGAGTCTGGCTCAATTGAGAACATCATCTGTCTGCAAATCGGGTATGAGACAAGTTGTGAATTGGGTTGTCGCTCATCTGGCAACGATCGCTGCAATCAGCGGAACAATTTGGAGGTTACATTTAAATCAAATGGCGATGGGCATGAGCAAAGCAATCCTTGATCCATTGCTCCCCTCGTTGAATTCAATCCCGCTTTTGGGAATCCGCAGCATCGTTGTGCCCATACGCAAAATAATCCAAAGACTGCTGGTAAAGCTCAGCAAATTTCGTCAACTCAATCACATCGATCCGACGCTCGCCCGATTCGCATTTCGAGACGTAAGATTGTGGGACGTTCAGACAGGTGGCGACATCCCGCTGCGTTAGCCCAGCAGCGCGACGTGCCGCTTTCAGTCGTTGTAAAAAGGCTTGATACTGGTCAGAATACACGGAGCCGCTCATGACGAGCAAGCTACAGGGTCTAGCATAATATCCCAAAATCGGATATTTTAGGAGGACGGCATTCCTGACTGATTTCCATACCCAGCAATCTTAAGTTGGAGCTGCCGACTGGACGATCAATCGATCTCACTTGGCTTAAACCCGTCGTGCTGAGTCGATCCTTCAACTTGTCCAATCCCGGTTAGCGTTGAGCAATCATCAGATCTTGAACCTTTGAGGAGCATGGCATGAGTTTGCCCGTGAGTGACCTGTCTGAAAAGCGAGAACCGCTCAGCGATCGCAAAGTCTGGGTTGATGCCAAAGCTCTCACGATTTATGGAGTGCTAGTGGGTGAATCTCGCAACGATGCGGATCACTTTGACATTCGACAACCAAATTGTGGACGACGAGACTTCTGACAAACCCTTTCACACTCGTTCGGGGGGTGCAGCGACTTTTGAGTTCACATCATCAACGCTTTCAACAATGCGACAGCTTTGGAAGTTTCTCATTGATCGGCGCGCTGGCTTTGCGATACTGATCATCCTGGGCATCTGTTTCCGCTTTTTCAACCTCGATCATCATCCTACTGGGGCGACGAATTCTTCTCGTTGCTGCGACTTTCCGGCTACACTCAACGCGAACTGATTAGCAATGTGTTTACTGGGACGCTGATGCAGATTTGGGATCTGAACCTTTATCAAAGCGTTCACAATGACAGGACGTGGCTCGATACCGTGCGAAGTTTAGCGATCGAAGATGCTCAGCATCCGTCGCTGTATTATGTTCTCCTACGCTTCTGGAGCGAACGCTTCAGAGACTCCATCGCCGCGATTCGCAGTTTCTCCAGTCTCCTAAGCCTCTTGGTGTTGCCTGCCGTTTACTGGCTGAGCCTTGAACTATTCGCGCTCCCCCTGGCTGCGTGGTTTGCAGTGGCACTGGTCTGTGTATCTCCGCTTCACGTTCTCACTGCTCAAGAAGTTCGAGAATATGGATTCTGGACGGTGACCATTTTACTTTCGTCGCTGCTCTTACTGCGAGCAATGCGCCGCCCGCAGCGACAAACTTGGATCTCGTATGCTTTCAGTTGCACAATCGGGTTGTACACCTTTCCCATGACCGTTTTCGTTATAGTCAGCCATGCCCTGTATCTAGGGAAAATGGAAGCTTTCCAGCTAAGCAAAACGGTTAAAGCATTTCTGCTCGCCATCGGTGGCGCTGCGATCGCGTTTTTGCCCTGGGCACTCGTGATCTGGCAGTCGCGGCAGCAGATTATCGACACGAATCTCTGGTCGAGCTATCCAATGACCCTGATTGAGCGCTGGGGCAATTATGGGTTTAATCTGGCACTCTCCTTTGTGGCAATTCCGCATGCCTTTTCTAAGCTGCCTCACGCTGAGATTGCGATCAGGCTATGGCTCACCATTCCACCCGTCGTCCTGGCAACGATTTGGATCAGTGCTGATGCCTTGTATTTCCTAATGATCAAAGCACCGCCCGCTGGTTCCTGTTGTCTCTGATAGGAGTCACGTTTGTCGCCCTCTTTCTACCCGATGTTCTCACCGATTCACGTCGATCCACGGCTTATCGCTATCTGATGCCTTGTTATCTGGGCTACATCTTGCCATTGCCTACTTGATGGCGGTGAAGCTCAGTGCGACAAAACGACGACCGCGCCACAGGTGCGGTCTGATTTCTGGCTTACTCTTGTTTGCTGTAGTGACGGGAGCAGTTCACGTACAAGTCGAAGGGGGTCTAAATTACTACCGGGAACTAGAGCATCCCCGAATTGCCCAAATCATTAATGCAGCACCGCATCCGCTGTTGATCGGAAGTATCAATCGCGCTCCCAATCGCCTTCCTGGTACAGATGGATCGCTCGGCGTACTGTTCACACTCTTGCATCGGCTAGAGCCATCCACCTGGGTTCAGCTTGTCGTCGAGCCACAAGTTCCAATCCTGCCTGAGGGCTATCAGTATTTTCTGTACAATCCGTCTGAGTCCTTGCTAGAGTCGTTGCGGCGAAAATATGGTCGCGCTTACAAGCGAGTTTGCAAGGAGAGTTGTGGCAGCTTAAACCGCGATGAATGGTTTGTGACTTCAACGCATTGATAGAGTCGTCCCTTGCGCGATCGACAACAGTGAAGATCGACATCATAGAATTCTGCAAGCTAAAAGTTGTCTCCCGTCAATGACAGGAACTTGTCCACATTTGGTGATCGAGGGAGGTGTCTCGGAGAAAATGATGAAGCGTCAAATTGCCCACGTCTGTTGTGCTAGATTCAGTTGCATGAGAGTCGTCTACATCGTGATCATTAGAGTGTGTTTGAGAATCAAGCTGTCCTTTCTGTTGCTTGACGCGATT
This sequence is a window from Leptolyngbya sp. NIES-2104. Protein-coding genes within it:
- a CDS encoding winged helix-turn-helix domain-containing protein is translated as MLETRHSPGRPQVIPAWAVDSLKRRLDDPETGFGSYTQVQQWLSETLNVEAEYATVHHLVRYRLGAKLKAARPVHAKQNSEALEAFKQTSATT
- a CDS encoding helix-turn-helix domain-containing protein, which codes for MAGVTRIEIRETVAELEALIQQQRNPNLKERLQVLYLLKLPNAISIREIAKVVGRNRGSVQRWLSQYRRTDSQACSKLGTVRDDPK
- a CDS encoding helix-turn-helix domain-containing protein; protein product: MSGSVYSDQYQAFLQRLKAARRAAGLTQRDVATCLNVPQSYVSKCESGERRIDVIELTKFAELYQQSLDYFAYGHNDAADSQKRD
- a CDS encoding glycosyltransferase family 39 protein, which codes for MLRLSGYTQRELISNVFTGTLMQIWDLNLYQSVHNDRTWLDTVRSLAIEDAQHPSLYYVLLRFWSERFRDSIAAIRSFSSLLSLLVLPAVYWLSLELFALPLAAWFAVALVCVSPLHVLTAQEVREYGFWTVTILLSSLLLLRAMRRPQRQTWISYAFSCTIGLYTFPMTVFVIVSHALYLGKMEAFQLSKTVKAFLLAIGGAAIAFLPWALVIWQSRQQIIDTNLWSSYPMTLIERWGNYGFNLALSFVAIPHAFSKLPHAEIAIRLWLTIPPVVLATIWISADALYFLMIKAPPAGSCCL